In a single window of the Rhodopirellula bahusiensis genome:
- a CDS encoding DUF1549 and DUF1553 domain-containing protein, with translation MNATFIRLQTLKWYDCRMALAVSLCVVGWFAFAPALIADDHAKGYIETPIDEYDRDHWSFFPIRKPEVPKASTKWCQNDIDHFVEHELSAHGLMPQSSASRRTLIRRLSFDLIGLPPTPTEVDAFLSDTRPNAYEKLVDRLLDSPRYGERWAQHWLDLARFAETDGFEHDKLRKEAWKYRDWVIQSLNDDMPYDDFICQQIAGDELYPDDDSARTATRFCLCGPDMPDINLIEERRHSVLNELTSTVGEVLLGLQVGCAQCHDHKYDAISQADFYRMRAIFEPAVPLEKNRSLSTLEESFPFKQPSHLMLRGDFRSPGPEVTPGVIRVVATKLNSYAPNPSKKSAGLRTALANWLTSRDNPLTARVMVNRVWQHHFGSGLVGTPSDFGVMSDEPSHPELLDWLAATFVENHWKLKPLHRLIVMSSTYRQRSRLLEHATPTERTNWEKAIKDDPDATSLSRFPRWRLEGEAIRDAILRVSGKINLKSGGPGVLPPLPKELVSTLLKNQWNVTKDKSEHTRRSIYVFARRNLRYPIFEVFDRPSANTSCSARGSSTTAPQSLHLLNSAFTLSMSKAMAESIAESQESTQPHF, from the coding sequence ATGAACGCCACATTCATTCGCTTGCAAACGTTGAAATGGTACGACTGTCGTATGGCACTTGCTGTTTCGCTGTGTGTCGTTGGTTGGTTCGCATTCGCCCCTGCGTTGATCGCCGACGACCACGCCAAGGGTTACATCGAAACGCCGATCGACGAATACGATCGCGATCATTGGTCGTTTTTTCCAATTAGAAAACCGGAAGTGCCCAAGGCGTCGACCAAGTGGTGCCAGAACGACATCGATCATTTCGTCGAGCATGAATTGAGTGCTCACGGGCTGATGCCACAGTCATCCGCATCACGACGCACGTTGATTCGGCGATTGAGTTTCGATTTGATCGGACTTCCGCCCACGCCGACGGAGGTCGACGCGTTCCTTTCTGACACTCGCCCGAACGCCTACGAAAAACTGGTTGACCGTTTGCTGGATTCGCCTCGATACGGTGAACGCTGGGCGCAGCATTGGCTGGATTTGGCGCGGTTTGCCGAAACTGACGGCTTCGAGCATGACAAGCTTCGCAAGGAAGCGTGGAAGTATCGCGACTGGGTCATCCAGTCACTTAATGACGACATGCCGTACGATGACTTTATTTGTCAACAGATCGCTGGTGATGAACTGTACCCCGACGACGATTCGGCCCGGACGGCAACGCGGTTTTGTTTGTGCGGCCCCGACATGCCCGACATTAACCTGATCGAAGAGCGTCGCCACTCCGTGCTGAACGAACTGACGTCGACGGTCGGCGAAGTGTTGTTGGGTTTGCAAGTCGGTTGTGCCCAATGCCACGATCATAAGTATGACGCGATCAGTCAGGCTGATTTCTATCGCATGCGAGCGATCTTCGAGCCCGCGGTTCCGCTTGAGAAAAACCGGTCACTTTCAACGCTTGAAGAATCGTTTCCATTCAAGCAGCCCAGTCACCTAATGTTGCGCGGCGACTTTCGCAGTCCGGGACCGGAAGTCACCCCCGGAGTAATTCGTGTGGTTGCGACCAAGCTGAATTCGTACGCACCCAATCCGTCGAAGAAGTCAGCGGGCCTGCGAACGGCTCTGGCCAACTGGCTGACTTCGCGCGACAACCCGCTGACCGCCCGAGTCATGGTCAATCGTGTTTGGCAACATCACTTTGGCAGCGGACTCGTCGGAACTCCCAGCGACTTCGGCGTGATGAGTGACGAGCCCAGTCACCCGGAACTTCTCGATTGGCTTGCCGCGACTTTTGTCGAGAACCATTGGAAACTGAAACCGCTGCATCGTCTGATCGTGATGTCGTCAACGTACCGCCAGCGCAGCCGGCTGCTGGAACACGCAACGCCGACGGAACGAACGAACTGGGAAAAAGCAATCAAAGATGACCCCGATGCCACGTCGCTTTCACGATTCCCGCGATGGCGTCTGGAAGGCGAAGCGATCCGCGATGCGATCCTACGGGTGTCGGGAAAAATCAATCTCAAATCAGGTGGCCCCGGCGTGCTACCTCCCCTTCCGAAGGAACTCGTGTCCACGCTGTTAAAAAATCAGTGGAACGTGACCAAAGACAAATCCGAACACACGCGCCGAAGCATTTACGTGTTCGCTCGCCGAAACCTGCGATATCCGATCTTTGAAGTTTTTGATCGCCCAAGCGCCAACACAAGTTGCTCGGCACGCGGCAGTTCGACCACGGCTCCCCAGTCGCTGCACCTGTTGAATTCAGCCTTTACGTTAAGCATGTCGAAGGCGATGGCCGAATCGATCGCTGAATCGCAGGAGTCGACGCAGCCGCATTTCTAA
- a CDS encoding sulfatase → MRATIKITITLCLLWADCAVANQNVLFIIADDLNCAIGPYGDVNAKTPNLDRLASRGMTFQRAYCQQAVCNPSRSSFLTGLRPSTVGVDDLRKYFRDTAAGGSTLVTLPQHFKNHGYFCQNIGKLFHNMGDTQDRRSWSIDEVLHKGTHADDTVFANGPDRGTKRPYKAPVTEAHDLPDTVYRDGQIANLAAAMLRDHPADSQPFFLAVGFWRPHLPFVAPKKYWDLYDQQAITLPNPAEPPTNVPSIAMHSSREIKGYGLTPEDRPFNEDEIRHYRHGYYAAISFLDAQVGEVLDALDQSGHADDTIVVFTSDHGFHIGEKTLWGKTSNFELDARVPLIIASPRHSQTHGQSTKALTELIDLYPTLGELAGIRDDLPGRLEGVSQVTVLSAPASSVKAFALTQHEQPFYGSVKNRKAIGYSLRTDRWRYTEWRSLKDSSVIDRELYDHANDPLETANIAGEQSDTVAVLTNQIAEVIGIARQKSGDKK, encoded by the coding sequence ATGCGCGCTACCATCAAGATAACCATAACGTTGTGCCTCCTTTGGGCAGATTGCGCAGTTGCCAATCAAAACGTATTGTTCATCATTGCTGACGACTTGAATTGTGCGATTGGCCCTTACGGTGATGTAAATGCCAAGACCCCGAACCTTGATCGACTCGCCTCGCGCGGAATGACTTTCCAGCGGGCGTATTGCCAACAGGCGGTCTGCAATCCGTCGCGTTCATCCTTTCTGACCGGACTACGTCCGAGTACGGTTGGCGTCGATGACTTGCGAAAATACTTTCGCGACACGGCAGCCGGTGGCAGCACACTGGTGACATTACCGCAACACTTCAAGAACCACGGATACTTCTGCCAGAATATCGGCAAGCTGTTCCACAACATGGGCGACACTCAGGATCGCCGTTCGTGGTCGATTGACGAGGTCTTGCACAAGGGGACCCACGCAGACGACACTGTTTTTGCAAACGGTCCCGACCGAGGAACGAAGCGGCCCTATAAAGCGCCCGTGACCGAGGCTCATGATCTGCCTGATACGGTCTATCGCGACGGTCAAATCGCCAACTTGGCGGCGGCGATGTTGCGAGACCATCCCGCGGACAGCCAGCCATTTTTTCTGGCCGTTGGATTTTGGCGTCCGCATCTTCCCTTTGTTGCGCCGAAGAAGTACTGGGATCTTTATGACCAGCAAGCCATCACACTTCCCAACCCGGCGGAACCACCGACGAATGTTCCGTCGATCGCGATGCATTCATCGCGCGAAATCAAAGGTTATGGTCTGACCCCCGAAGACCGACCGTTCAACGAAGACGAAATTCGGCACTATCGTCACGGCTACTACGCTGCGATCAGTTTCCTTGATGCTCAAGTTGGCGAAGTGCTCGACGCGCTGGATCAAAGCGGTCACGCCGACGACACCATCGTGGTGTTCACGTCCGACCACGGTTTTCATATCGGCGAAAAGACACTGTGGGGCAAAACGTCCAACTTTGAGCTCGACGCCCGTGTCCCACTGATCATCGCCTCGCCCCGTCATTCGCAAACGCATGGGCAATCGACGAAGGCGCTTACCGAACTGATCGATCTGTACCCGACGCTTGGCGAATTGGCAGGCATCCGGGACGATCTTCCCGGTCGCCTTGAAGGCGTCAGTCAAGTGACCGTGTTGAGTGCACCGGCGTCATCGGTGAAAGCTTTCGCGCTGACTCAGCACGAACAGCCGTTCTATGGATCGGTCAAGAATCGTAAGGCCATCGGCTATTCGCTACGGACCGACCGCTGGCGTTACACCGAGTGGCGATCTTTGAAGGACAGTTCCGTGATCGATCGCGAGTTGTACGATCACGCAAATGATCCACTTGAAACCGCCAACATCGCCGGAGAACAGTCCGATACTGTTGCTGTTCTTACCAATCAGATTGCAGAAGTAATTGGCATTGCCCGGCAGAAGTCTGGCGACAAGAAGTGA
- a CDS encoding SDR family oxidoreductase, which yields MSQSPLNGHVAIITGASSGIGVGVARELHSAGMRLVLTARRVEKLESLASELGDCEVVAIDIADEAAPQRLVACAMERFGRLDVVFNSAGIMHAGKIEDVDIDQMCRMVKVNVEAATRMAYTAVKHFKQAGSGHLINVSSILGTKVRPGTGVYAGTKYAIEALSEALRMEVAKTGVKVSVIEPGVVETELQNHFPVHPKEVLGIANPLLPADIARCVRFVLEQPAHVRIPVMMVIPGEQAM from the coding sequence TTGAGTCAAAGCCCCCTAAACGGTCACGTTGCCATCATCACGGGTGCCTCGAGTGGTATCGGAGTTGGAGTCGCACGAGAACTGCATTCCGCGGGGATGAGGCTCGTTCTGACAGCTCGCCGAGTGGAGAAGCTGGAGTCGCTCGCAAGCGAACTTGGGGATTGCGAAGTCGTTGCCATCGACATCGCCGATGAAGCGGCACCACAGCGACTTGTGGCTTGTGCGATGGAAAGATTCGGGCGGCTTGATGTCGTCTTTAACAGCGCCGGCATCATGCATGCGGGAAAAATCGAGGACGTTGATATTGATCAGATGTGCCGGATGGTGAAAGTCAACGTCGAAGCCGCCACACGGATGGCGTACACGGCCGTCAAGCATTTTAAACAAGCTGGCTCGGGACACCTGATCAACGTCTCAAGCATACTGGGTACCAAGGTGCGTCCCGGCACCGGCGTGTACGCGGGAACCAAGTACGCCATCGAAGCGCTCTCTGAAGCATTGCGAATGGAGGTTGCCAAGACGGGCGTTAAAGTAAGCGTGATCGAACCGGGAGTAGTTGAAACCGAATTGCAGAACCACTTTCCCGTGCATCCGAAAGAAGTGCTTGGCATCGCCAACCCATTGCTGCCGGCAGATATCGCGCGCTGTGTCCGCTTCGTGCTGGAGCAACCGGCACACGTTCGCATTCCCGTGATGATGGTGATTCCCGGTGAGCAGGCAATGTAG
- a CDS encoding FadR/GntR family transcriptional regulator → MVDAPTSTQFVFQRMLGNVQSGVWETGAQIPSERSLIEEFGVSRIAIREALSMLRGLGVVEISHGRRTRVKSVDAGTLSDLLPLMLIGGQQTFDQVFEVRLALESQTATLAARRRTPEQLSRLDELLAQFRKAMSNGGDKAAQVVDLEFHLEIARASANPLFPTLLEALAGFVSFAQKESCRNDAVRGERAVLAHESIVDAIRDRDADRARVEMESHLRYSMTRKIEAENAE, encoded by the coding sequence ATGGTCGACGCCCCCACATCCACTCAGTTCGTTTTTCAGCGGATGCTCGGCAATGTTCAGTCGGGCGTCTGGGAAACGGGCGCTCAGATCCCCAGCGAGCGTTCGCTGATCGAGGAATTCGGTGTCAGCCGGATTGCGATTCGTGAGGCGCTTTCCATGCTTCGAGGTCTCGGCGTCGTCGAGATCAGTCACGGTCGGCGGACTCGAGTGAAATCGGTCGATGCGGGAACATTGAGCGATCTGTTGCCGCTGATGTTAATCGGTGGCCAGCAGACATTTGATCAGGTGTTTGAAGTGCGGCTTGCGCTCGAGTCCCAAACTGCAACGCTGGCTGCGCGGCGACGTACCCCCGAGCAGCTTTCACGTCTCGACGAACTTCTGGCACAGTTTCGCAAGGCGATGAGTAATGGGGGTGACAAGGCGGCTCAAGTTGTGGATTTGGAATTCCATTTAGAGATCGCTCGCGCGTCGGCGAATCCGTTGTTTCCTACTTTGCTGGAAGCGCTGGCGGGTTTCGTGTCGTTCGCACAAAAAGAAAGTTGTCGCAATGACGCAGTGCGAGGCGAGCGTGCAGTTCTTGCTCACGAATCGATCGTCGACGCAATTCGTGACCGTGATGCTGATCGCGCCCGCGTTGAAATGGAATCGCACCTGCGATACAGCATGACTCGAAAAATCGAAGCGGAGAATGCTGAATGA
- a CDS encoding sodium:solute symporter family protein, translated as MSFLGIHFNDLLVLAGYFSLILYLGVFLGAKKTKNLGDFFVAGGQWGPLVSFVFVFASAIAGNEAVVVSGQSYTSGLSGVWYWWSFLFATPVYYLFSIYYRRARVYNLAEFLEMRYSRGVAALYAIIATVVCVLFIGMFVLAIAKILAGFTELPLSVCVWSISGVVAAYVFSGGMMSALLTDLLQGVMCLLILGFVMLPFVWNASGGYETLRALPASTWDFTGEGMTMSTVIALNVSALAGGIAAPWIYNWIAVSKDERTATQCAWGHLWKRIVTLLFAIYGILFATLVPEMSDPELAWGIVMKQVLPIGVGVVGMMIASFFAAAMSSADTYATTSSALSIDYLYRKVVSPGKTPEHYLMAARCWAVASIFVAAMSTFWFDNIKDYVKLCMALLSFLGIPIYFGVVWRRANTTGMWLSLILGIASHQIIYRLMTGNGRYFADADAAFATSVFVPTILSLAGMYFGCLLGATQPKQQLDRFYATMNTPIGDEQRLVDAGIRLPAFVDAGLADDLHERIDETELNRITEVCSQDKWFGADSNIELSRSSFPGWYRRGFVMVAASCVGLVVGTWLLTRILFVWNT; from the coding sequence ATGAGTTTCCTCGGAATCCACTTTAACGATTTGCTTGTGCTGGCTGGCTACTTCAGTCTGATCCTGTACCTCGGCGTGTTTCTTGGCGCAAAGAAGACGAAGAATCTTGGTGACTTCTTTGTTGCCGGTGGGCAATGGGGACCGCTCGTTTCATTTGTCTTCGTATTTGCTTCGGCGATCGCAGGAAACGAAGCGGTTGTTGTCAGTGGCCAGTCTTACACAAGCGGTTTATCAGGCGTTTGGTACTGGTGGAGCTTCCTGTTTGCAACGCCGGTCTACTATTTGTTCTCGATTTACTATCGCCGCGCTCGCGTCTACAACTTGGCTGAGTTCCTTGAGATGAGATACAGTCGAGGCGTGGCAGCGTTGTACGCCATCATTGCAACCGTTGTCTGCGTCCTGTTCATAGGAATGTTTGTTCTGGCGATTGCAAAGATTCTTGCCGGCTTCACCGAACTACCATTGTCGGTTTGTGTGTGGTCAATCTCGGGCGTCGTTGCGGCGTACGTCTTCTCCGGTGGCATGATGTCGGCACTGTTGACGGACTTGCTGCAGGGCGTGATGTGCCTGCTGATTCTTGGGTTCGTCATGTTGCCCTTTGTTTGGAACGCGAGCGGCGGTTACGAAACACTCCGGGCATTGCCCGCTTCGACTTGGGACTTCACCGGCGAAGGCATGACGATGTCGACGGTGATCGCCCTGAACGTGTCGGCATTGGCCGGAGGCATTGCCGCGCCGTGGATTTACAACTGGATTGCGGTTTCCAAAGACGAACGAACGGCCACACAGTGCGCTTGGGGCCATCTTTGGAAACGCATTGTCACACTGCTTTTTGCGATCTACGGCATCCTGTTCGCAACGCTCGTGCCCGAGATGTCCGACCCGGAACTTGCATGGGGGATCGTTATGAAGCAGGTGTTACCAATCGGCGTGGGCGTCGTTGGGATGATGATTGCCAGCTTCTTTGCTGCTGCCATGTCTTCGGCCGATACCTACGCGACGACGTCATCTGCGCTCTCCATTGACTACCTGTATCGCAAAGTCGTCTCACCGGGGAAGACTCCAGAGCACTATTTGATGGCTGCTCGTTGCTGGGCCGTGGCTTCCATATTCGTCGCCGCAATGTCGACGTTTTGGTTCGACAACATCAAAGACTACGTCAAGCTGTGCATGGCATTACTGTCGTTTCTTGGAATTCCGATCTACTTCGGTGTGGTGTGGCGGAGAGCAAATACGACCGGCATGTGGTTATCACTGATCCTCGGCATCGCATCACATCAGATCATTTACCGCCTGATGACTGGCAACGGACGCTACTTTGCTGACGCTGACGCCGCGTTTGCGACCAGCGTTTTTGTGCCGACAATTCTATCGCTGGCGGGCATGTACTTCGGCTGCCTGCTGGGAGCGACACAGCCAAAGCAGCAACTGGATCGGTTTTACGCGACAATGAACACACCCATTGGCGACGAACAGCGGCTTGTCGACGCAGGAATCAGGTTGCCGGCGTTTGTGGATGCCGGACTCGCCGACGACTTGCATGAACGAATTGACGAGACAGAATTAAATCGGATCACGGAAGTCTGTTCGCAGGATAAGTGGTTTGGCGCCGATAGTAACATCGAACTCTCTCGCTCGTCGTTCCCCGGTTGGTACCGTCGAGGATTTGTAATGGTAGCGGCTAGTTGTGTTGGCCTTGTAGTCGGAACATGGCTGCTGACGCGAATCCTGTTCGTCTGGAATACGTAA